In the Deferribacter desulfuricans SSM1 genome, TGGTATACGCAATGTCAATGTGAAATAGATATTTGAAAAGAGGTGCTGTATTACATAAGATATAATATAAATTTGTATAGAAATGGGATGATACTGTAATATAACTTGTGATTGACATTGGGTTTGTCTTATTGTAATTTATTTCTATGGTTGAGACAAGAGAAAAGATAGAAGAACTAGAAAGAAAAATAGATTTACTGCTTGAAAAATATAATAACTTGTTGGAAGAAAACGAGCAGTTAAAGAAAGAAAAAGAAAATTTAGAATTAAAAGTTAAGGAGTATGAAGAGGAAAGAGAGTTGATAGCAGCTAAAATTGAGAACCTGCTAAGCAGGATTTAAGAGGTGTGGCGTTTTGAAAGTTTTAGAAGTATCAATTTATGGGAATAAATATAGAGTAAGATCAGAATTTGATGAGGTTTTTTTGCAAGAAGCTGCTAAAATGGTTGAAGATAGAATGAAAGAAATAGAGGATACTTACAGAGTGTTGACTACTTCTAAAGTAGCTATTATGGCAGCTTTTGATATTGCAACTGAGTATTTAAAAGCAAAAAGAGAGTTGAATTTTTTAGAAAATAAAGTTGATGAGTTAGAAAAAAAGTTAGATATCGTAGAGGGTGTTTAAAGAATAGCCCCTGCGGTGTTCGATTCAGTGTAGGAAATTTGGAGCCAACACCTCTTATAAGAGGGATGATACTGGCTGTGGTGAGCAGGCCCACCTTTGAGTGGGAAGCCTAAAGCAGCCGTGATTCCCTCAACCTGGTTAGCCAGGGCTGCAAATGGACTACACGGTCGGCACTCGCGGGGGCTTTTTTTATGTATATAAGATGTATATAAGATGAAAATATTAGAGGCTTTAGAACCTAAAACATTTGATGAGATCGTTGGTCAAGAACATTTATTAAGCAGTAATGCTCTGTTTAGGAATATTGTTTTAAGTTGCGACTTTCAATCTATAATACTCATAGGCCCCCCTGGCTGTGGAAAAACTACAATTGCTAAGTTAATTGGTAAGCAGCATTCTATGATTTTTTACCGTTTGCATGCTGCTAATTGTAGTTCTAGTGATATTAGAAAAATTGTAGAAGAAACAAAAGGGTATGGTAAAACGTCAATTATTTTTATCGATGAAATTCATCATTTTAACAAGTCTCAACAAAATTTATTATTGAATATTATTGATGAAGGTTATGTAAAACTTGTAGGTGCTTCTACAGAAAACCCTTATTATAGTTTAATCCCACCGCTTAGATCAAGAAGTATATTATTTGAGCTTAATCAGCCGAGAAGAAGTGATTTTGAAAAATTATTTAAAAGGGTTGAAAACTGGCTAAAGGAAGAGTTTGAAGTTAGTGATATTGTATATGATGATAATGTTGTTGATTTGCTGATTCAAAATGCAAATGGTGATGTAAGAAAGTTTTATATTATGATGGAGTCTTTAGCAAAAATTTCAAAGAAAGTTGATAATAAGCTGTACTTAAATCATGAAGATATCACATTGCTACCTTTTGAAATTACTTTTTCAACAGATGAGTATTATCATTTGTTGTCAGCTATGATTAAAAGTATTAGGGGGAGTGACCCTGATGCTGCACTTATGTGGGCTTTGAAGTTATTAAAAAGTGGTGTTGATCCTAAAATAATATTCAGAAGATTGCTCATTTCTGCTTCTGAAGATATTGGTAATGCAATGCCTAATGCACTGAGCATAGTGAATGCCGGGTATGAAGCTTTTGAAAAAGTAGGGTTGCCAGAAGGGGAAATAATACTTGCCCAAGTGGTAACCTATCTTGCTTCTGTTCCAAAAAGTAATTGCTCGTATATGGCACTTAAAAGTTGTAAAAATTATTTAAAAAACAATAACCCATTACCACCAAAACATTTAAGAAGTGATAGTGAAAATTATAAGTACCCTTTTGATTATGGCGAATTTGTAGAGCAACAATATATGCCTGAGAAAAAAGTTTTTTATAAACCATCTAAAAGCGGGTTTGAGTCTAAACTTTACGATAGGCTTGTTAAGTTATGGGGCAAAGAGCATTATGAATAAGAATATGCTTAGGCAGCAATTTAAAGAGAAACGCAAAAATCTTGATAGAAACTTTGTAGAAAAAACAAGTAAGGTTATTACAGATAATTTTTTATCAAGATATGGTGGTTTTGATAGGTATTTTTTGTATGTTAGTTTTGATAATGAGGTAAGAACAATTGAGCTAATTACTCATCTTAAGAACATGGGGAAAGAGGTTTTTTTACCAATATTGGTAAATGATGAAATATTGGCTGGTTATTTTGAAGATTTTGAAAGTATGAAAAAAAATAGGTTTGGAGTTTTAGAACCTATTAAGGTTACAAGCGAGGATTATTTTGATGTTGTGGTGGCACCAGGTGTAGTTTTTGATATTGAATGTTACAGGTTAGGTTTTGGAAAAGGTTATTATGACAGATTTTTAAAAAAGATTCAGAAAAAGGTTTGTGTTGGTTTTGCTTATGACTTTCAGGTTATTGAAAAATTACCTGTTGAAAAACATGACGTAAAGCTTGATGCTGTATTAACTGAAAAAAGAGAAATAGGAGGTTATTGATGATTTGGTTGTATATTTTACTAGCTGTTGTTGGTTTAATTGTAGGACTTTTATTAGGTATAATTATCCAGAAAAAGAAAAATGAAAGTGAAAACATAAGGCTGAATAAAACAGCTGATGAAATAATTAACAGAGCAAAAAGGGAAGCTGATGAAATAGTTAAAGAAGCAAAACTGGAAGCAAAAGATATTATTTTTAAAGGGAAACAAGAGCTTGAAAAAGAAGTTAAGGAGAAGAGAAAAGAGCTTCAACTTCAAGAAAAGCGTTTAATCTCTAAAGAAGAAAATATCGATAAAAAGTTAGAATTAGTGGATAAAAAAGAAGAACTTATTTCTAAAAGAGAACAAGAGCTTGAAGAGAAGCTTAATAATTTGAAGAGTCAGATGGAAGAGGTCGAACAGTTAAAGGTTAAATTATTAAGTGAAGTTGAGAAAGTTGCCGGTATGACTAGAGAAGAAGCGAAAGAGATGTTGATTAATGAAATGGTTACTGAGGCTAAAAAAGAAGCTGCAAGAACTTTGAAAGAATTGGAAGAGGAAACCAAGCATTTAGCTGAAAAGAAAGCTCAAAGTATAATTGCGACAGCTATTCAAAGGTGTGCTCCAGAATATGTGGGTGAGGTGGCAGTATCTGTTGTTAATCTCCCTAGTGATGAGATGAAAGGTAGGATTATTGGTAGAGAGGGTAGAAATATTAGAACTTTTGAAAGCATTACAGGAGTTGATATTATTGTGGATGATACTCCAGAGGCCGTTATTTTATCATCTTATGATCCATTTAGAAGAGAAATTGCTAAGCTAACATTGGAAAAACTCATTTCTGACGGAAGGATTCATCCTGCAAGAATTGAAGAGGCTTATGAGAAGAGTAAAGCAGAGCTTGAAAAATACATTTTAGAAGTTGGTGAAGAAACTGCTTTTAATCTTGGACTGCACAACATACACCCTGATCTATTAAAACTGATTGGTAGGTTAAAATATAGAACAAGTTATGGACAGAATGTACTGGCACACTCTATTGAAGTGGCTAAAATTGCTGGTATTATGGCTGCTGAACTTGGTTTGGATGAAAAGTTGGCAAAAAGAGCAGGTTTACTTCATGATATAGGAAAAGCTATAGATCAGGAGAGTGAAGGTTCCCATACTGAGATTGGTGTTGAAATTGCAAAAAAATATAATGAACACCCTATGGTGTTAAATGCAATATTATCCCATCATGGAGAAGAGGAGTTTAAGTTTGTTGAATCTGTTTTGATTCAGGCTGCAGATGCAATTTCAGCTTCAAGACCAGGAGCTAGAAGAGAGGTTTTGGAATCTTACATTAAAAGGTTAGAAAAATTAGAAGAAATTGCTTCATCTTTTGAGGGTGTTCAAAAAAGTTTTGCAATACAGGCAGGTAGAGAAGTAAGAATTATTGTGGAGCCTGATAGAATTGATGACGCTGAAATTGTAACATTGTCTAGAGAAATTAGTAAGAAGATTGAGGAAGAGCTGACATATCCTGGTATGATAAAAGTTGTTGTTATTAGAGAATCAAGAGCTGTAGAATATGCGAAATAAATGAAATGAATATATTATTTGTAGGCGATATTATTGGTAGAGCGGGTAGAAAAGTATTTTCCCGCTCTATTGATGATGTAAAATATGAATATGGTTTGGATTTAGTCATTGTTAATGGTGAAAACTCTGCTGGCGGTTTTGGAATAAATGAAAAAATCTATAAAGAGTTAAGAAGCAAAGGTGCTGACGTAATAACGAGTGGAAATCATATTTGGGACAAGAAAGAAACAGCAAATCAACTTGATAATATGGAGTATCTTATTAGACCTGCAAATTATCCAGAAGATGTCCCTGGCAATGGTTATATCACTTTATCAATAGGTGTTACAGAAGTAACAGTAATTAATTTACTTGGAAGAGTATTTATGAATCCTATTGATTGCCCCTTTAGGAAATTTGATGAGATATATCGAAAGGTTAAAGATACTGTAGTTATAGTAGATTTCCATGCAGAAGCTACCAGTGAAAAAGCAGCATTTGGGTTTTATGTTGACGGTAGGGCAAGTGTTGTTGTAGGTACTCATACACATGTTCAAACAAATGATGATAGAATATTGCCAGAAGGTACCCTTTTTATGACAGATGTTGGGATGTGTGGTTCTCTTGATTCAGTGATAGGAATGAATAAGGATGCCCCAATTAAACGATTTTTAACAGGGATACCACATAAATTTGATGTTGAAAATAAAGGGAAATTGGTATTTAATGCACTGTTTTTTGAAATAGATGAGAATACATACAAGGTTAAAAGGTATAAAAAAATTTTTAAAGTATTTGAGGGGTAAAAATGGATATTAAAAAAGAGATAAGAAGATTGCTAAAAGAAAAAGATGCTGTTTTGTTGGCACATAATTATCAAATTGATGATATCCAGGAGATTGCAGATTTTACTGGAGATTCGCTTGGTTTGAGTATTGAAGCATCTAAAGTAAAAAACAAAACTATTGTTTTTTGCGGTGTTCATTTTATGGCTGAGACTGCATATATCCTTTCGCCAGATAAAAAAGTTTTGCTTCCTGAGATTGATGCTGGGTGTCCAATGGCTGATATGGTAACTGCTGAAGGGCTAAGGGAGATGAAGAAGAAATATCCTGGAGTCCCAGTTGTATGCTATGTAAATTCTTCTGCAGAAGTTAAAGCTGAAAGTGACATCTGTTGTACTT is a window encoding:
- a CDS encoding cell division protein ZapA — its product is MKVLEVSIYGNKYRVRSEFDEVFLQEAAKMVEDRMKEIEDTYRVLTTSKVAIMAAFDIATEYLKAKRELNFLENKVDELEKKLDIVEGV
- a CDS encoding AAA family ATPase, which gives rise to MKILEALEPKTFDEIVGQEHLLSSNALFRNIVLSCDFQSIILIGPPGCGKTTIAKLIGKQHSMIFYRLHAANCSSSDIRKIVEETKGYGKTSIIFIDEIHHFNKSQQNLLLNIIDEGYVKLVGASTENPYYSLIPPLRSRSILFELNQPRRSDFEKLFKRVENWLKEEFEVSDIVYDDNVVDLLIQNANGDVRKFYIMMESLAKISKKVDNKLYLNHEDITLLPFEITFSTDEYYHLLSAMIKSIRGSDPDAALMWALKLLKSGVDPKIIFRRLLISASEDIGNAMPNALSIVNAGYEAFEKVGLPEGEIILAQVVTYLASVPKSNCSYMALKSCKNYLKNNNPLPPKHLRSDSENYKYPFDYGEFVEQQYMPEKKVFYKPSKSGFESKLYDRLVKLWGKEHYE
- a CDS encoding 5-formyltetrahydrofolate cyclo-ligase — its product is MNKNMLRQQFKEKRKNLDRNFVEKTSKVITDNFLSRYGGFDRYFLYVSFDNEVRTIELITHLKNMGKEVFLPILVNDEILAGYFEDFESMKKNRFGVLEPIKVTSEDYFDVVVAPGVVFDIECYRLGFGKGYYDRFLKKIQKKVCVGFAYDFQVIEKLPVEKHDVKLDAVLTEKREIGGY
- the rny gene encoding ribonuclease Y, producing MIWLYILLAVVGLIVGLLLGIIIQKKKNESENIRLNKTADEIINRAKREADEIVKEAKLEAKDIIFKGKQELEKEVKEKRKELQLQEKRLISKEENIDKKLELVDKKEELISKREQELEEKLNNLKSQMEEVEQLKVKLLSEVEKVAGMTREEAKEMLINEMVTEAKKEAARTLKELEEETKHLAEKKAQSIIATAIQRCAPEYVGEVAVSVVNLPSDEMKGRIIGREGRNIRTFESITGVDIIVDDTPEAVILSSYDPFRREIAKLTLEKLISDGRIHPARIEEAYEKSKAELEKYILEVGEETAFNLGLHNIHPDLLKLIGRLKYRTSYGQNVLAHSIEVAKIAGIMAAELGLDEKLAKRAGLLHDIGKAIDQESEGSHTEIGVEIAKKYNEHPMVLNAILSHHGEEEFKFVESVLIQAADAISASRPGARREVLESYIKRLEKLEEIASSFEGVQKSFAIQAGREVRIIVEPDRIDDAEIVTLSREISKKIEEELTYPGMIKVVVIRESRAVEYAK
- a CDS encoding TIGR00282 family metallophosphoesterase; amino-acid sequence: MNILFVGDIIGRAGRKVFSRSIDDVKYEYGLDLVIVNGENSAGGFGINEKIYKELRSKGADVITSGNHIWDKKETANQLDNMEYLIRPANYPEDVPGNGYITLSIGVTEVTVINLLGRVFMNPIDCPFRKFDEIYRKVKDTVVIVDFHAEATSEKAAFGFYVDGRASVVVGTHTHVQTNDDRILPEGTLFMTDVGMCGSLDSVIGMNKDAPIKRFLTGIPHKFDVENKGKLVFNALFFEIDENTYKVKRYKKIFKVFEG